The following are encoded in a window of Thermococcus sp. M39 genomic DNA:
- a CDS encoding cell division protein FtsZ, whose translation MRALIIGIGQCGTKIADLFALVDFEALAINTSKGDLDYLKHIPQERRILIGESLTGGKGVNANPVLGREAMRRDLPLVMRKINSIVGYEDVDIFFLTFGFGGGTGAGGTPVLAEALKEEYPDSLVVAIGALPLKEEGIRPTINAAITIDKLSKFADSIIAIDNNKLKETGVDISKAYEKINYTIVERIASLLALIDVPGEQTLDASDLKFVLKAFGSFATVGYAKAEASRVKNLSRLILKSFENEGLYLDANIESALYGLVAIHGPPELLKANEIFEALDYLTQKIKGKQIFRGFYPDPREREVEVVTLLSGIYESKSIEDIILTAKRYAQSFMKAKEEAEIKKRKLLSGLPDFDDLYPGETNE comes from the coding sequence GTGAGAGCTTTAATAATAGGGATTGGCCAGTGCGGAACTAAGATTGCAGACTTATTTGCGTTAGTGGACTTTGAAGCATTAGCAATAAACACATCAAAAGGCGACTTGGATTACCTGAAACATATTCCCCAAGAGCGCAGAATTCTTATTGGGGAAAGCCTAACGGGAGGAAAAGGGGTAAACGCAAATCCCGTGTTAGGCAGAGAAGCGATGAGGAGGGATTTACCGTTAGTAATGAGAAAGATAAACTCGATCGTTGGTTATGAAGATGTTGATATCTTTTTCTTAACTTTCGGTTTTGGGGGAGGCACAGGAGCTGGAGGAACACCAGTTTTAGCTGAAGCATTAAAGGAGGAATACCCAGACTCTCTGGTTGTCGCTATAGGTGCTTTACCGTTGAAGGAGGAGGGTATAAGGCCTACTATAAACGCTGCCATCACAATAGATAAGCTCTCAAAATTCGCTGATTCAATAATTGCAATAGACAACAACAAGCTAAAGGAGACTGGAGTTGATATAAGCAAAGCTTATGAGAAGATTAATTACACAATAGTCGAGCGCATTGCTTCGCTTTTAGCCTTGATTGACGTTCCTGGGGAGCAGACGTTAGATGCCAGCGATTTGAAATTTGTTCTAAAAGCTTTTGGCAGCTTTGCCACAGTTGGTTATGCAAAAGCAGAAGCGAGCAGAGTAAAGAACCTTTCCCGGTTAATACTCAAGTCATTTGAAAACGAGGGACTTTACCTAGATGCAAATATAGAGTCTGCCCTGTATGGCTTAGTTGCCATTCACGGTCCTCCAGAGCTATTAAAGGCGAATGAGATATTTGAGGCCCTGGATTATCTCACTCAGAAAATTAAAGGAAAGCAGATATTCAGAGGCTTTTATCCTGATCCGAGGGAGAGGGAAGTTGAAGTTGTCACCCTATTAAGTGGAATTTATGAAAGCAAGAGCATAGAAGACATAATCTTAACAGCCAAACGTTATGCACAGTCGTTTATGAAAGCAAAGGAAGAGGCGGAAATAAAGAAGAGAAAGCTTTTATCTGGTTTGCCCGACTTTGATGACCTTTATCCTGGTGAGACAAATGAGTGA
- a CDS encoding hydrolase: MRRRGFVFPLDALLSLLLVMIFVMSIVAIEDNTQVYTTYMREQSKYIAEDTLTTLRTVSLKELVPPQKIEEWLADGTLNTTLVSPDMSPLEIVATYWATEPLYPSADLRHKAEVILGYILNNTLKGYNYELLINNYTSPYLRKIEANYLSTSDVSTATLTLSGYAYNQTPRGYMARAFLTKLGSKETEYTYVGMYYEAPGWTTTDYLTIKQPVPHDSILPSDVNITEVRWLPLPKWAEVTYHYTTYYTKMQLYIDGEGVTCGQFKANQWIDVKKWEILVDNDPNNPETCNMLEILLKHSNLKQHVFEIRVYNPAGEYNPMYTAGIVNNFISISYTTSSFTTFRYQKRFYFDNVTSYHLPLYLGRAIFIPGNLTYMKVQLTFKNFPSGVKPVLYVDGYYIGTGREISPGVFVWDNATISANANYSALSQTYPYIIVTAGSSLRNLDPPLQLDGENSYIEIDYIFNPVILTPYSIDLTKQVTSSDIMDSSNCKYNSTYEVTLCRDLTWGYVIPQRVSPVWTKFHFIILYNVDDLNTHMTVEISNPNITVTKIWDSSNSISFIGISPLTKDVNGNPIDPVFASGINYIHAYTDTAYEIAKELSSGEFTYIIQAYAGYGDVFPKLIRSGCNGYNITYYWGDSKNPNVGHVLAGNDPYCSVTVADLMTGRDTYAVDDAIIRLFNNLGGDGTSTNPLLIELPSDVNIEFASMGDIPGLLKPITITLRVWREQ, from the coding sequence ATGAGGAGGAGAGGATTTGTATTCCCTCTAGATGCATTGCTCTCATTGCTTCTGGTTATGATATTTGTGATGAGCATAGTTGCGATAGAGGATAATACTCAAGTATATACCACCTATATGAGAGAACAGAGCAAGTACATAGCTGAAGATACATTAACAACTCTTAGAACTGTCAGTTTAAAGGAACTAGTGCCGCCTCAGAAAATTGAAGAGTGGCTTGCTGATGGAACTTTAAATACCACTCTCGTTTCTCCAGATATGAGTCCTTTGGAAATAGTTGCCACATATTGGGCTACTGAGCCGTTATACCCATCTGCAGATTTACGGCATAAAGCTGAGGTAATCCTTGGGTATATTCTGAACAACACACTGAAGGGCTACAACTATGAACTGCTGATAAACAACTATACAAGTCCCTATTTGAGGAAAATCGAGGCAAATTATTTAAGCACTTCCGATGTCTCTACTGCTACATTAACTTTGAGTGGTTATGCGTATAATCAAACTCCTAGAGGATATATGGCAAGAGCATTTCTAACTAAATTAGGGAGCAAGGAAACGGAATATACCTATGTTGGCATGTACTATGAAGCACCTGGGTGGACAACAACTGATTATTTAACAATTAAACAACCTGTTCCTCATGACAGTATCTTGCCGTCGGATGTTAACATAACTGAGGTGCGTTGGTTGCCTCTTCCCAAATGGGCTGAAGTAACATATCATTACACTACATATTACACTAAAATGCAATTGTATATTGATGGAGAAGGTGTTACCTGTGGTCAGTTCAAAGCAAATCAATGGATTGATGTGAAAAAATGGGAGATACTTGTAGATAATGATCCCAACAATCCAGAGACATGCAATATGCTTGAGATACTTTTGAAACATTCAAACCTAAAACAGCATGTTTTCGAAATTAGGGTATACAATCCGGCTGGTGAATATAATCCTATGTACACTGCAGGTATAGTGAATAACTTTATATCAATCTCATACACAACTTCATCCTTCACGACATTTAGGTATCAGAAGAGATTTTATTTCGACAATGTTACATCATATCACTTACCCCTATATCTCGGTAGGGCAATATTTATACCTGGGAATTTGACTTACATGAAAGTTCAATTGACTTTTAAAAATTTCCCAAGTGGTGTAAAGCCCGTGCTATATGTCGATGGATACTACATCGGAACTGGAAGAGAAATTTCACCGGGAGTATTTGTGTGGGACAATGCCACAATTTCGGCAAATGCAAATTACTCTGCACTTTCACAGACTTATCCCTACATAATAGTTACGGCTGGTAGCTCTCTTAGAAATCTAGATCCTCCATTACAGCTTGATGGTGAGAATTCATATATTGAAATTGATTATATATTTAATCCTGTAATATTGACTCCCTATTCCATTGATCTAACAAAGCAGGTAACCTCTAGTGATATAATGGACTCATCAAATTGTAAATACAATTCAACATATGAGGTCACTCTATGTAGGGATTTAACGTGGGGTTATGTTATCCCTCAGAGGGTATCCCCGGTATGGACGAAGTTTCATTTTATAATCCTCTACAATGTTGATGATCTGAATACTCACATGACAGTAGAGATAAGCAATCCCAATATTACAGTGACTAAAATCTGGGATAGCTCGAATAGTATTTCCTTTATAGGAATAAGTCCTCTGACTAAAGATGTTAATGGGAATCCAATTGATCCCGTTTTTGCCTCAGGAATTAACTATATACATGCCTATACTGATACAGCGTACGAAATTGCGAAGGAGTTGTCCTCCGGTGAGTTTACGTACATAATCCAAGCCTACGCTGGCTATGGAGACGTATTTCCAAAACTCATTAGAAGTGGATGCAATGGGTACAATATAACATACTATTGGGGAGATTCTAAAAATCCAAATGTGGGACATGTTCTTGCAGGAAATGATCCATATTGCAGTGTAACTGTGGCAGACTTAATGACTGGAAGAGATACATATGCTGTCGATGATGCAATAATAAGGTTGTTTAATAACCTTGGAGGAGATGGTACAAGTACAAACCCCCTACTGATTGAACTTCCATCGGATGTTAATATTGAATTTGCCTCAATGGGGGATATTCCTGGGTTGCTTAAACCAATAACAATTACATTGAGAGTATGGAGGGAACAATAA
- the spt4 gene encoding transcription elongation factor subunit Spt4, with product MKERACRHCHYITTEDRCPVCGSRDLSDEWFDLVIIMDVENSKIAQKLGVKVPGKYAIRVR from the coding sequence ATGAAGGAAAGAGCGTGCAGACACTGTCACTACATAACAACTGAGGACAGATGTCCAGTTTGTGGAAGCAGGGATTTAAGCGATGAGTGGTTTGACTTAGTTATAATCATGGATGTTGAAAATTCAAAGATAGCACAAAAATTGGGTGTAAAAGTTCCAGGGAAGTACGCAATAAGGGTCAGATAA
- a CDS encoding S8 family peptidase: MRCKALFSALLAILIVASLAFKPVTAQQPEKVRVIVMIDRNSFDEKAVQGLGGQIKIRYKLIPAVVIEIPENALEKLKSVKGVKKVELDKIAYAYPGNGRGRGRPPWLTPTQPPQVIPWGIDRINAPEVWNITTGASNGVIEVAVLDTGVDWDHPDLAANIAWGVSTIGGVVSTDPADWYDGNGHGTHVIGTIAALNNDIGVVGVAPNVEIYAIKVLDDRGSGTYSDIMLGIEQALLGPDGVLDSDGDGVIVGDPDDDAAEVISMSLGGSVDDTALHDMIITAYNYGVVIVAAAGNEAADQPSYPAIYPEVIAVGATNSTDGIAWFSNLQPEVSAPGVDILSTYPNDDYETLSGTSMATPHVSGVVALIQAAYYNKYGTVLPVGTFDDMTTDTVRGILHVTADDLGDPGWDIYYGYGIVRADLAVQAALS; encoded by the coding sequence ATGCGCTGTAAAGCCTTGTTTAGTGCCTTGTTGGCAATTTTGATAGTAGCGTCACTAGCCTTTAAACCAGTAACTGCACAACAGCCAGAGAAGGTTAGAGTGATTGTGATGATTGACAGGAACTCCTTTGATGAAAAAGCAGTGCAGGGACTTGGCGGGCAAATTAAAATCAGGTATAAGCTTATTCCAGCTGTTGTAATTGAGATCCCAGAAAATGCCCTTGAAAAGCTGAAATCAGTAAAGGGCGTTAAGAAGGTTGAGCTTGATAAGATAGCATATGCCTATCCAGGGAATGGTAGAGGTAGAGGAAGGCCACCTTGGCTAACTCCAACCCAGCCGCCGCAAGTAATCCCATGGGGAATTGACAGAATCAATGCACCCGAGGTGTGGAATATCACAACTGGAGCTTCAAATGGTGTCATTGAAGTTGCAGTTCTTGATACGGGTGTTGATTGGGATCATCCAGACCTTGCAGCAAACATTGCATGGGGAGTTAGCACAATCGGTGGAGTTGTCTCAACAGACCCAGCAGACTGGTACGATGGAAATGGTCACGGAACTCACGTTATTGGAACAATTGCGGCTCTTAACAATGACATTGGTGTTGTTGGTGTTGCTCCAAATGTTGAAATTTATGCAATTAAGGTTCTCGACGATAGAGGTTCTGGAACTTACAGCGATATAATGCTCGGTATTGAACAAGCACTACTCGGTCCAGATGGTGTTCTTGATTCAGACGGAGACGGAGTAATTGTTGGAGACCCAGACGACGATGCTGCTGAGGTTATTTCAATGAGCCTCGGCGGTTCTGTTGACGATACAGCACTTCATGACATGATTATCACAGCATACAACTATGGTGTCGTTATTGTTGCTGCGGCAGGTAATGAGGCAGCGGATCAGCCGAGCTATCCAGCAATTTATCCAGAAGTTATTGCCGTCGGTGCCACAAACTCCACTGACGGAATAGCTTGGTTTAGCAACCTCCAGCCAGAAGTCAGCGCTCCAGGCGTTGACATACTCAGCACATATCCGAATGATGACTATGAGACCCTTAGCGGAACTTCAATGGCAACTCCACATGTCAGTGGTGTCGTTGCACTTATTCAAGCCGCATATTACAACAAATATGGCACAGTACTACCAGTTGGAACGTTTGATGATATGACAACAGATACAGTTAGAGGAATACTTCACGTTACCGCTGATGACCTTGGGGACCCAGGATGGGACATTTACTACGGTTATGGAATAGTTAGAGCAGATTTAGCAGTCCAAGCTGCTCTTAGCTGA
- a CDS encoding 30S ribosomal protein S27ae, translating into MGQKWKLYEVKDGKVVRKNKYCPRCGPGVFMANHKDRWSCGRCGYTEWKK; encoded by the coding sequence ATGGGGCAGAAGTGGAAGCTTTATGAAGTTAAAGATGGCAAAGTTGTGAGGAAGAACAAGTACTGCCCAAGATGCGGTCCTGGAGTTTTCATGGCAAACCACAAGGATCGCTGGAGTTGCGGAAGATGCGGCTACACTGAGTGGAAGAAGTGA
- a CDS encoding class III signal peptide-containing protein, whose amino-acid sequence MKKAQISLEFMLIFGIMLILLAYSVENVTFNQGSQSSELLRVQVSLEAKSFANSISNTISQVYAQGPGSKATTYVTLRYLSDENYLKKSFNLSGDPEIFITYLNGTYVGIIDTTDNTLVTSGTAKNTFWSRSLYETNLMGSTNFTPIGIAIYNGSTVNGILIANPDQLPTNLVIIVEWIPGNGNTWALNVTTGELRINIDPGG is encoded by the coding sequence ATGAAAAAGGCGCAGATATCATTAGAGTTTATGCTGATATTTGGCATAATGCTCATACTGTTGGCTTATTCTGTAGAAAATGTTACTTTTAATCAAGGTTCACAATCCTCGGAACTCCTTCGCGTTCAAGTTAGTTTAGAAGCCAAGAGCTTTGCCAATTCTATTTCAAATACAATTTCACAAGTCTATGCTCAAGGTCCAGGTTCTAAGGCGACAACTTATGTTACTTTAAGATATCTCAGTGATGAAAATTACTTGAAAAAATCCTTTAACTTAAGTGGGGATCCTGAGATATTCATAACTTATCTCAATGGAACCTATGTTGGGATTATTGATACAACCGATAACACTCTTGTGACATCAGGTACTGCAAAAAACACTTTTTGGAGCCGATCTTTATATGAAACTAATCTCATGGGGAGTACGAATTTCACACCAATTGGAATCGCTATTTATAATGGGAGTACAGTTAACGGCATTTTGATTGCAAATCCAGATCAGCTCCCTACAAATCTCGTAATTATTGTTGAATGGATTCCTGGAAATGGTAATACTTGGGCACTTAATGTAACGACTGGTGAGCTTAGAATAAACATAGATCCCGGTGGATGA
- a CDS encoding 30S ribosomal protein S24e gives MEIRVTEIKENKLLGRKEIYFEIIHEGEPTPSRKDVKGKLVAMLDLNPETTVIQYIRSYFGSRVSKGYAKAYESKERMLYIEPEYILIRDGLIEKKEGE, from the coding sequence ATGGAGATTAGAGTTACTGAAATTAAGGAGAACAAGCTCCTCGGGAGAAAGGAAATTTACTTCGAGATTATCCATGAAGGGGAACCAACTCCCTCAAGAAAGGACGTAAAGGGTAAGCTCGTTGCAATGCTTGACTTAAACCCAGAGACAACAGTTATTCAATACATTAGGTCTTACTTTGGTAGCAGGGTTTCAAAGGGCTATGCAAAGGCCTATGAAAGCAAGGAGAGAATGCTCTACATTGAGCCCGAATACATTCTGATTAGAGACGGTTTGATTGAGAAGAAGGAGGGAGAATGA
- a CDS encoding HemK2/MTQ2 family protein methyltransferase, translating into MYLVYKDLKLKLHPQVYEPAEDTFLLAENLKVKEGDIALDIGTGTGIIALLMAKKAEFVLGVDVNPIAVELAKENARINGIKNVEFRISNLFENVEGKFDIITFNPPYLPGGAEELQEPIDLALIGGTQGREVLDKFISQVKDYLKPNGIVQIVQSSITGIDETIEKLTKLGFSVEITAKEKYFFEEIVVITAKLGGSS; encoded by the coding sequence ATGTATCTCGTATACAAAGATCTTAAACTAAAGCTTCACCCGCAAGTTTATGAGCCCGCTGAAGATACCTTTCTGCTAGCTGAGAATTTGAAGGTTAAAGAGGGTGATATTGCTTTAGACATTGGTACTGGAACTGGGATAATTGCTCTTTTGATGGCAAAGAAGGCAGAATTTGTTCTTGGGGTTGATGTTAATCCAATAGCTGTCGAATTGGCAAAGGAGAATGCGAGAATTAACGGAATAAAAAACGTTGAATTCCGCATAAGCAACTTGTTTGAAAATGTTGAGGGAAAATTTGACATCATAACTTTCAACCCGCCCTATCTCCCGGGAGGAGCTGAAGAGTTGCAAGAACCAATTGATTTGGCCTTAATTGGTGGGACACAAGGGAGGGAAGTACTTGATAAGTTCATCAGTCAAGTTAAGGATTACCTAAAGCCAAATGGAATAGTTCAAATTGTCCAGTCGTCAATAACGGGTATTGATGAGACAATAGAAAAGCTCACAAAATTGGGATTTAGTGTAGAGATTACCGCAAAGGAGAAGTACTTTTTTGAGGAGATTGTTGTTATCACGGCTAAGCTAGGTGGATCCTCTTAA
- the twy1 gene encoding 4-demethylwyosine synthase TYW1 has translation MENVKPNMPEEIARLFKKQHYALVGRHSGVKLCHWLKESIKHNRVCYKQKFYGIHSHRCLQMTPVLAWCTHNCIFCWRPMEGFLGTELPQPWDDPAFIVEESIKAQKKLLSGYWGVKDQINVKKLEEAMEPKHAAISLSGEPMLYPYMGDLVEEFHKRGFTTFIVTNGTVPERLEELIKDDKLPTQLYVSLTAPDIETYNRVNIPMIPDGWERIIKTLELMRDLPTRTVIRLTLVKDENMHNPKGYAELIMKAKPMFVEAKAYMFVGFSRNRLTINNMPKHEEIKAFAEELVKYLPGYHIEDEYQPSRVVLIMRDDISKEERFIKH, from the coding sequence ATGGAGAATGTAAAACCCAATATGCCTGAAGAAATTGCGAGACTCTTTAAAAAGCAGCATTACGCTCTTGTTGGCAGACACAGTGGAGTTAAGCTCTGTCATTGGTTAAAGGAGAGTATAAAACATAATAGAGTCTGCTACAAGCAGAAGTTCTACGGCATTCACTCTCACCGCTGCCTTCAGATGACACCAGTTTTAGCATGGTGCACCCACAACTGCATATTCTGTTGGCGCCCAATGGAAGGCTTTTTAGGAACAGAGCTGCCGCAGCCTTGGGATGATCCAGCGTTCATTGTTGAAGAGAGTATAAAAGCGCAGAAGAAATTACTCAGCGGTTATTGGGGAGTAAAGGATCAGATAAACGTCAAAAAGCTTGAAGAAGCCATGGAGCCTAAGCATGCAGCAATAAGCCTCTCAGGTGAGCCGATGCTGTATCCTTACATGGGAGATTTAGTTGAAGAGTTCCACAAGAGAGGCTTTACTACCTTCATAGTTACCAATGGAACAGTTCCTGAAAGGCTCGAGGAACTAATCAAAGATGACAAGCTGCCAACGCAACTCTACGTCTCTTTGACAGCTCCAGATATCGAAACATACAACAGAGTTAACATTCCAATGATTCCAGATGGATGGGAAAGGATAATCAAAACTCTTGAGCTAATGAGAGACTTGCCAACGAGAACTGTAATAAGGCTGACCCTTGTCAAGGACGAAAACATGCACAATCCAAAGGGCTATGCAGAGCTAATAATGAAAGCTAAGCCGATGTTCGTTGAAGCTAAGGCCTATATGTTCGTTGGCTTTTCAAGGAACCGCTTAACGATAAACAACATGCCCAAGCACGAAGAAATTAAGGCATTTGCTGAAGAGCTCGTAAAGTACTTGCCTGGTTATCACATTGAAGATGAGTATCAGCCAAGCAGAGTAGTGCTGATAATGAGGGACGATATAAGCAAAGAAGAACGCTTCATAAAACATTAG
- a CDS encoding prenyltransferase/squalene oxidase repeat-containing protein codes for MRRVISLVLIVLMIIPYGAVSAKPILDGSVEFLAKSENLLNTTKDVSLVLMALVSAQGKVDYDLTENITQLVDLLILRQNSDGGWGYFAGSTSDVVDASYAVIALNKALIFYTKGTPEYSKISHSLDEGVKFILNSYSGDGWGYVKDTASEFYPTVMAIWALGEMGFGANHPYIRRALEYLNSAEDYGGLSKYEAMALKVLAFKSTGQKVSDELIVKIKETLDSENLSTRDRALLTYALVTYEDVNFDVAKALLTLESLKQGEEAFYWTDEPGLFTQSHIFEVSAYASLSFALVSDKLSEGLENPFKTSCEALKNAQNPDGGWSYFYGFSSNEKSTYYALKALRLCYFRDPSIEKGLEWVKEKYERDKLVVRENHEMYPPYVYALLTLLEFNMLNETEKAENIELIKSVRIGIGKWGNFLGPQPYDTALAIKSLLALGVPSNDTDIQRAKSWLLSISKTGWGTYVSTGFYSYMLPPEVSVTLEVLEALAPISTKEELEPHLKWLIEQRTDDGGWANIKEHYLLGVFQYKEESTVELTIRATELLAKFGYDYREDVLNWLMDKEHNDLWGDTIVDSALATLFLSQFKFIPKINLYDVIRLIPEQKFYVVYTDDRNSTAQQVKASIDKLFETNMTIEKFQGFGDANYIVLADFGDFEIKDYNPYVKLEVKNDTIYVNGKEYSIKNTVVLIPGKTETGYILFVFYRKGLDNVVIKLFDSGLVKYLKGDALVVSYEDKNRDGIVDLDDLTAEFLG; via the coding sequence ATGAGACGTGTGATATCATTGGTTCTAATTGTTCTCATGATAATCCCTTATGGAGCAGTCAGTGCAAAACCAATCCTAGATGGTTCTGTAGAATTTCTAGCAAAATCAGAAAATCTGCTGAATACGACTAAAGATGTGAGTCTAGTGTTGATGGCGTTGGTTTCTGCACAGGGAAAGGTTGATTACGATTTGACTGAAAACATCACGCAACTCGTTGATCTTCTGATTTTGCGTCAGAATTCTGATGGCGGCTGGGGCTATTTTGCTGGAAGCACTAGCGATGTTGTCGATGCATCCTATGCGGTTATTGCTTTGAATAAAGCTCTTATCTTTTACACAAAAGGAACTCCCGAATACTCAAAGATTTCCCATTCTTTAGATGAAGGTGTCAAGTTTATCCTAAATTCTTATTCTGGAGATGGTTGGGGTTATGTTAAAGATACAGCGTCAGAATTTTACCCAACTGTTATGGCGATATGGGCGCTGGGTGAGATGGGCTTTGGAGCTAATCACCCTTACATAAGAAGAGCCTTAGAGTACTTGAACTCAGCTGAGGATTATGGAGGATTGAGCAAGTATGAGGCAATGGCTCTGAAAGTTTTGGCATTCAAGAGCACTGGACAAAAAGTTAGTGATGAACTGATAGTCAAAATAAAAGAGACATTGGACTCTGAGAATTTGAGTACAAGGGATAGAGCTTTGTTGACGTATGCACTCGTCACGTATGAAGATGTAAACTTTGATGTCGCAAAGGCTCTTTTAACTTTAGAATCCCTGAAGCAGGGGGAAGAGGCGTTTTATTGGACTGATGAGCCAGGATTGTTCACTCAGAGCCATATTTTTGAGGTATCAGCCTATGCTTCGTTAAGCTTTGCTCTAGTTAGTGATAAGCTGAGCGAAGGGCTTGAAAATCCATTTAAGACCTCATGTGAAGCTCTGAAGAATGCTCAAAATCCTGATGGAGGCTGGAGCTACTTCTATGGGTTCTCTTCAAATGAGAAATCAACGTATTATGCATTAAAGGCACTTAGACTGTGCTACTTTAGAGACCCGAGCATTGAAAAAGGGCTAGAATGGGTAAAGGAAAAATACGAGAGAGACAAGCTTGTAGTAAGGGAAAATCATGAGATGTATCCACCCTACGTTTATGCCCTCTTAACGCTCCTCGAATTCAACATGCTGAATGAGACTGAAAAAGCCGAGAATATCGAGCTTATAAAGAGCGTTAGAATTGGAATTGGGAAATGGGGCAACTTCTTAGGACCACAGCCTTATGATACAGCTCTGGCGATTAAATCCCTTCTTGCTTTGGGAGTTCCATCAAATGATACCGATATTCAGAGAGCTAAGAGCTGGTTGCTTTCAATATCAAAGACTGGATGGGGAACTTACGTCAGCACAGGCTTCTACTCCTATATGCTCCCACCAGAAGTCTCAGTTACCCTCGAAGTCCTTGAGGCTTTAGCTCCAATTTCAACGAAGGAAGAACTTGAGCCGCATCTTAAGTGGCTTATCGAGCAGAGAACTGATGATGGAGGGTGGGCTAACATAAAGGAACACTACCTACTTGGAGTATTTCAGTATAAAGAAGAATCAACTGTTGAGCTTACGATAAGAGCTACAGAGTTGTTGGCGAAGTTTGGATATGACTACAGGGAAGATGTTTTGAACTGGCTCATGGATAAAGAGCATAATGATCTGTGGGGAGATACGATTGTTGATTCTGCTTTAGCTACACTGTTCCTCTCACAGTTCAAGTTCATACCCAAGATCAACCTTTATGATGTAATAAGACTAATTCCGGAGCAGAAGTTCTACGTTGTATACACAGATGACAGAAATTCGACAGCTCAGCAAGTAAAAGCTTCTATTGATAAGCTCTTTGAAACCAACATGACCATTGAAAAGTTCCAAGGATTTGGGGATGCAAACTACATAGTGTTAGCTGACTTTGGGGACTTTGAAATTAAGGACTACAACCCCTACGTTAAGCTTGAGGTAAAGAACGACACGATATACGTTAACGGCAAGGAATATAGCATTAAAAATACAGTCGTTCTGATACCAGGGAAGACTGAGACTGGTTATATACTCTTTGTCTTCTATAGAAAAGGTCTCGACAACGTTGTAATCAAGCTCTTTGACTCTGGCTTGGTGAAGTATCTTAAGGGCGATGCCTTAGTTGTGAGTTATGAAGATAAGAACCGCGATGGAATTGTTGATTTAGATGATTTAACTGCAGAATTTTTGGGGTGA
- a CDS encoding GTP-dependent dephospho-CoA kinase — translation MSKEFYFKLPLSLRNELKKPLGELVRGELPHPYILVKEKLEKAPYLITVGDVVTENVLKLGIKPSVAIYDHKTERIEYSPEIEPNAVILTASNPPATITKALLNAIRKSIELAKRGLEVHIKVYGEEDLAAIPAVLYAPLNALVVYGQPKEGIVLIKVTSECKRRCAEILRKMEVVYDGD, via the coding sequence ATGAGCAAGGAATTTTACTTCAAACTCCCCCTTTCCCTTAGAAATGAGCTTAAGAAACCACTGGGCGAGTTAGTTAGGGGTGAACTCCCCCATCCCTATATTTTAGTAAAAGAGAAGCTTGAAAAGGCTCCTTATTTAATCACGGTTGGAGACGTCGTTACGGAAAATGTTTTAAAGCTCGGCATAAAGCCCAGTGTGGCAATATATGACCATAAAACGGAGCGGATCGAATACAGCCCTGAAATTGAGCCCAATGCTGTAATACTAACAGCCAGCAATCCACCAGCAACCATAACGAAAGCTTTATTAAATGCAATCCGAAAATCCATCGAGCTTGCCAAGAGAGGGCTGGAAGTTCACATTAAAGTTTATGGTGAGGAAGATTTAGCCGCGATTCCCGCGGTGCTTTATGCTCCCCTCAATGCGTTGGTTGTTTATGGTCAGCCCAAAGAGGGCATAGTGCTTATAAAGGTAACATCGGAATGTAAGCGTAGATGTGCTGAGATATTGCGTAAGATGGAGGTGGTTTACGATGGAGATTAG